The Bos indicus x Bos taurus breed Angus x Brahman F1 hybrid chromosome 25, Bos_hybrid_MaternalHap_v2.0, whole genome shotgun sequence genome has a window encoding:
- the DCUN1D3 gene encoding DCN1-like protein 3: MGQCVTKCKNPSSTLGSKNGDRDPSSKSHGRRSASHREEQLPTCGKPGGDILVNGTKKAEAAPEACQLPTSSGDAGREPKSNAEESSLQRLEELFRRYKDEREDAILEEGMERFCNDLCVDPTEFRVLLLAWKFQAATMCKFTRKEFFDGCKAISADSIDGICARFPSLLTEAKQEDKFKDLYRFTFQFGLDSEEGQRSLHREIAIALWKLVFTQNNPPVLDQWLNFLTENPSGIKGISRDTWNMFLNFTQVIGPDLSNYSEDEAWPSLFDTFVEWEMERRKREGEGRGALSSGPEGLCPEEQT, from the exons ATGGGCCAGTGTGTCACCAAGTGTAAGAATCCCTCATCAACTCTGGGTAGCAAGAATGGAGACCGTGATCCCAGCAGCAAGTCACATGGTAGGCGGAGTGCAAGCCACCGTGAGGAACAGCTGCCAACCTGTGGCAAGCCAGGTGGAGATATCCTTGTCAATGGGACCAAAAAGGCAGAGGCTGCTCCTGAGGCCTGCCAgctgccaacatcctctggagatgctgggagggagccCAAGTCAAATGCCGAGGAGTCGTCTTTGCAGAGGTTGGAAGAACTGTTCAGGCGCTATAAGGATGAACGGGAGGATGCAAttttggaggaaggcatggagcGCTTTTGCAATGATCTATGTGTGGACCCCACGGAATTTCGAGTGCTGCTTTTGGCTTGGAAGTTCCAGGCTGCTACCATGTGCAAATTCACCAG GAAGGAATTTTTTGACGGCTGCAAAGCAATAAGTGCAGACAGCATTGATGGGATCTGTGCACGGTTCCCTAGCCTCTTAACAGAAGCCAAACAAGAGGATAAATTCAAGGATCTCTACCGGTTTACATTTCAGTTTGGCCTGGACTCTGAAGAAGGGCAGCGGTCACTGCATCGAGAAATAGCCATTGCCCTGTGGAAACTCGTCTTTACCCAGAACAATCCTCCGGTATTGGACCAGTGGCTAAACTTCCTAACAGAGAACCCCTCGGGGATCAAGGGCATCTCCAGGGACACTTGGAATATGTTCCTTAACTTCACTCAGGTGATTGGCCCTGACCTCAGCAACTACAGCGAAGATGAGGCCTGGCCAAGTCTCTTCGATACCTTTGTGGAGTGGGAAATGGAGCgaaggaaaagagaaggggaagggagaggcgCACTCAGCTCAGGGCCCGAGGGCTTGTGTCCCGAGGAGCAGACTTAG